The sequence AAGGTTTTGTTGCTCAATTCCATTTTTTACGGCAAGAAAACAAAAAGTTGAAACCAGTTAACTGAAAACTCACTTACAAATATAGTCAACTTGCTTGACTTTTATAGTCAACCTGGTTTACCTTTGGCTCCAAAGCCGGACAGATTGGCTCCGGAATCTGTCGTTTTCGCAGCACTAACAACCAAATTTTAGTAACATATGGAAACTGAATCGTCTACGCTCAAAACCTATCTACCCCGTTTGTTGGGCGTGATCGTGTTGCTAGCTGGCGCATACTGGGGGTTCACAGCGTATCGTCACGGTCAGCAATACGAATCGACAGACAACGCGCAGATTGAAGGCAGCACCGCGCCTGTACTGGCCCGGGTAGCTGGGTACGTGCAGGACGTAAATGTCGATGACTACGCAACCGTTAAACGGGGGCAGCCTTTGCTCACCATCGACCCGCAGGAATATGAGGTAGCCCTACAGCAGGCAGAAGCCGACTACGAATCGACCCTGGCCGACATTCGCACGGCGCAGGCCGATATCCGCAACGCACAGGCTGACCTGGCTACAGCGCAGGCCAATTCGCGCAATACCCAGCAGAGCCTGCGGGTCACGCAGTCGAATGCCGAGGTGCAGGCAGCCCGCCGCAGTAAAGCCCAGACCGACCTGCAACGCGACCAGAACCTGTTCAATGACCAGTCGCTGACGCGCAAGCAACTTGACGATTCGAAGAACAACCTCGACGTGCAGGAACGTACCTATCGGGCCAGCGAAGAGCAGATTGCCTTGGCGCGCTCGCAGCAGGGCGTAGCACAGGCCGGTATCCTGAAAGCACAGGCAGGTATCCAACGTACCCAGGCCAACATTCAGAAAATGCAGGCCATGTTGAAAGTAAAGGCGGCGGCTGTTCAGAACGCCAAACTGCGGCTGGGCTACGCTAAACTGACGGCGCCTATTGACGGAAAAATCGGCAAGAAAACCGCGGTAGTTGGCCAGTATGTGCAACCCGGTCAGACGCTCATGACGATCGTCAACAACAGCACATTCTGGGTAGTGGCCAATTTCAAGGAAACTCAGCTGGAAAACATGCGCGTTGGGCAGGATGTCGAGATCAAACTGGACGCCTACCCGGATCTGGACGTCAAAGGCCGCGTGGCATCGCTGTCTGAGTCGACCGGCGCCAAAACCGCGCTGCTCCCTCCCGATAACGCCTCGGGCAACTTCGTGAAGATCACACAGCGCGTGCCGGTGAAAATCGAGATTCTGAACCCCGACCAACTCAAGGACAAACTACGCGCCGGCCTCAGCGTTGATGCGGCCGTACGGGTAGCCAACTAATCATGGCAGAAACAGCCCTCGCTTCGCCACCCGTTGAGGCTCAGCCAGCCCTGCCTACGGGATTTAAGAAGTGGATCATCGTTATTACGGCTATTACGGCCGCCATCGTTGAGTTGATCGACATATCGATCGTCAACGTGGGGCTGAACGACATCGCGGGGAACCTCGGCGTGACCATCGAAGACGTGTCGTGGGTCGTGACGGCCTATGCCATCGCCAACGTGATCGTGATTCCGATGACCGGCTTTTTGCAACGGTATTTTGGCCGGAAAAACTACTACATCGGCTCCATTGTGCTCTTTGCGCTGGCTTCCTACGGCTGCGGCCTGGCCACCAACCTGCCGATGCTCGTGTTGTTTCGGTTCTTGCAAGGGGTAGGCGGCGGCGCGCTGTTGTCGACTTCGCAGGGGCTCATCTACGACGCCTTTCCGCTATCGCAGCGCCCAACGGCGGCGGCCATTTTCGGGGCGGGCATCGTGCTGGGACCAACCCTAGGCCCCACGCTCGGTGGGTACATCATCGACAATTACCACTGGAGCTGGATGTTCTACATCAACGTACCCATTGGGTTGCTGGCAACGTACCTGAGCTACACGTTCATCGACAAGAAAGCCGACGAACTCAACATCGACCGGGGTAGTATCCGGATCGACACGCTTGGGATTGCGCTGCTGGCTATCGGTGTGGGGAGTCTGCAATATGTGTTGGAACGGGGCGAAGCCGACGACTGGTTCGACAGCCTTGCCATTCGGTACCTAACCGCCGCCACGATCATTACGGTGCCGCTGTTCATCTGGTGGGAGCTGCGCGGCACCAATGAACCCGTGGTCGACCTGCGTGTCCTGAAAAACCGCAACCTGACGCTCGGCGCCATTCTGATCACCATTGTGGGCTATGGGCTGTTTACGTCGGTGCTGCTCTTCCCGCTGTTTGCCCAACGGATTGTGGGACTTACGGCGACGCAGACGGGACTGTTGCTCATTCCCGGTGGCTTCGTGACCCTGCCTATGTTTGCCATTTCGGGCCGGTTGCTGGCTAAAGGCGTATCCCCGCGTAACATCGCTATTGCCGGTTATATCGCTTTCGGTACGTTCTGCTTTATCATGTCGACCTACAACATGGACGCCACCAACAGTTATTTCATCTGGGCGCTCATTATCCGGGGTATCGGGCTGGCGCTGGTCAACGTGCCGTTGATCAACCAGTCGGTGTCGACACTTGAGCCACGCCAACTACCCACGGGTATTGCTATCGTCAACATGATGCGGCAGCTGGGCGGCGCGTTTGGCGTAGCCATCACCAATACCTACGTGACGCAGCGCTCAGCCGTGCACCGGGGCGATCTGGTCAGCCACCTGCAACCGGGCGATCCGCTGCTCACCGACCGCCTCAACGCCATATCGCAAGGGCTGATGTCGCGCGGGATAAATGCCTTTGAAGCCATGTCGGGCGCTTACCGAAACCTCGACCTGATCATCCA comes from Fibrella aestuarina BUZ 2 and encodes:
- a CDS encoding DHA2 family efflux MFS transporter permease subunit codes for the protein MAETALASPPVEAQPALPTGFKKWIIVITAITAAIVELIDISIVNVGLNDIAGNLGVTIEDVSWVVTAYAIANVIVIPMTGFLQRYFGRKNYYIGSIVLFALASYGCGLATNLPMLVLFRFLQGVGGGALLSTSQGLIYDAFPLSQRPTAAAIFGAGIVLGPTLGPTLGGYIIDNYHWSWMFYINVPIGLLATYLSYTFIDKKADELNIDRGSIRIDTLGIALLAIGVGSLQYVLERGEADDWFDSLAIRYLTAATIITVPLFIWWELRGTNEPVVDLRVLKNRNLTLGAILITIVGYGLFTSVLLFPLFAQRIVGLTATQTGLLLIPGGFVTLPMFAISGRLLAKGVSPRNIAIAGYIAFGTFCFIMSTYNMDATNSYFIWALIIRGIGLALVNVPLINQSVSTLEPRQLPTGIAIVNMMRQLGGAFGVAITNTYVTQRSAVHRGDLVSHLQPGDPLLTDRLNAISQGLMSRGINAFEAMSGAYRNLDLIIQKQALMLSYLDTFRLAGLFFVVSFPLLFLLKSKKMSAEAAKAAADAAH
- a CDS encoding HlyD family secretion protein, whose amino-acid sequence is METESSTLKTYLPRLLGVIVLLAGAYWGFTAYRHGQQYESTDNAQIEGSTAPVLARVAGYVQDVNVDDYATVKRGQPLLTIDPQEYEVALQQAEADYESTLADIRTAQADIRNAQADLATAQANSRNTQQSLRVTQSNAEVQAARRSKAQTDLQRDQNLFNDQSLTRKQLDDSKNNLDVQERTYRASEEQIALARSQQGVAQAGILKAQAGIQRTQANIQKMQAMLKVKAAAVQNAKLRLGYAKLTAPIDGKIGKKTAVVGQYVQPGQTLMTIVNNSTFWVVANFKETQLENMRVGQDVEIKLDAYPDLDVKGRVASLSESTGAKTALLPPDNASGNFVKITQRVPVKIEILNPDQLKDKLRAGLSVDAAVRVAN